One genomic window of Ctenopharyngodon idella isolate HZGC_01 chromosome 18, HZGC01, whole genome shotgun sequence includes the following:
- the LOC127500271 gene encoding leukotriene B4 receptor 1-like has translation MMELRLGFNSTSNSTAVGSEQIAPAVVLGLCCLVGLPSNITVIISIAREWNKHLSFTLKLILNLAVSDALTLCLAPVVLCGILFGWKLGLLFCRILFFLGHWSLYVAVLTVTSMSVHRYHNVIKSRVTNRMILHRLERRHRHLQLISIWILAFVFALPIFFTRELKDKDGLQRCQKTMESQSVVVTVLLLQILLGFVIPFLIMLTCYLWLHKFLSQKAKSSNLTRAPQNQEPRNQGPKFRTYKKRLVVSIVVAFFLFWTPVHIINVIDIVTILTKTSHPDVHSQLKSFRRVYGDTSKTLALLNCCLNPFLYVFFSRNVIKCSK, from the coding sequence ATGATGGAGCTTAGATTAGGCTTCAATTCAACATCTAACAGCACTGCTGTGGGTTCAGAACAGATCGCTCCTGCTGTAGTTCTGGGTTTGTGCTGTTTGGTGGGTTTGCCAAGCAATATCACAGTAATCATCAGCATTGCTCGTGAGTGGAACAAACATTTGAGCTTTACCTTAAAACTAATACTAAACCTTGCTGTCTCTGATGCTTTGACCCTTTGCTTGGCTCCTGTGGTGCTGTGTGGAATACTGTTTGGATGGAAACTCGGCCTTTTGTTTTGTAGGATCTTATTCTTCTTGGGTCACTGGAGTCTGTATGTTGCTGTCCTGACGGTCACCTCCATGAGTGTGCACCGTTATCACAATGTCATCAAGTCCAGAGTCACTAACAGGATGATACTGCACAGACTGGAGAGACGGCACAGGCACCTTCAGCTGATTAGCATCTGGATTCTAGCCTTTGTTTTTGCCCTACCAATATTTTTCACTCGAGAACTCAAAGACAAGGATGGACTGCAAAGATGTCAGAAGACAATGGAGTCACAGTCTGTAGTAGTGACTGTTTTGCTTCTTCAAATCCTGTTGGGGTTCGTCATCCCATTTTTGATCATGTTAACATGTTATCTCTGGTTGCATAAATTTTTGAGCCAAAAAGCCAAGAGCTCCAATCTAACTAGAGCTCCACAGAACCAGGAACCCAGAAATCAGGGGCCAAAGTTTAGGACTTACAAGAAGAGACTTGTGGTCAGCATCGTTGTGGCTTTCTTTCTGTTTTGGACTCCTGTGCACATTATCAATGTGATTGATATAGTTACTATTCTGACTAAAACTTCTCATCCAGACGTTCATTCCCAACTGAAGTCCTTCCGTAGAGTTTATGGTGACACAAGCAAGACTCTGGCTTTGCTAAACTGCTGTCTGAATCCTTTTCTCTATGTTTTCTTTTCAAGGAATGTCATAAAGTGTAGTAAGTAG